In Vigna unguiculata cultivar IT97K-499-35 chromosome 3, ASM411807v1, whole genome shotgun sequence, a single genomic region encodes these proteins:
- the LOC114178870 gene encoding B3 domain-containing transcription factor LEC2 has translation MDNFHVPFSATTTNPLIPNVSTSNVRIPAQQNMAELTNFNVPVQKTGEGGFPDPYFAPYNQNMQFQQMNQYPLHTLPTGQPSAIRGPPNSEVQVQASVGPLTSKVARDKRKQVRQKSKSVAPTAPSIPTKGTAKEKPVSGRGSDGKLTAKKDKTITIFCTPDGKMLEEVFTKQLKNSDVSALGRIVLPKREVEAKLPPLTDKEGKDIMVKDVYSGKMWTLKYKYWSNNRSRMYVLESAGELVNHYELQLGDFITIFTDERKNLYVWARKNKNVEAPVCLSNMESSKTSETDNLNDMKSTYEDAYMEFLTKLNRKKEADAKRLLNSLNAGGSSSSGAKSDVNIAHHDQLSNTAGKGAPSQTTAEATAPAPTTPLDGNNMPISDEDVYGGLDNIFEIENSSWF, from the exons ATGGACAACTTTCATGTGCCGTTTTCAGCAACCACCACCAACCCACTAATCCCTAATGTCTCTACTTCGAACGTAAGAATCCCTGCTCAACAAAACATGGCAGAACTAACAAATTTTAACGTCCCTGTTCAAAAAACTGGAGAAGGTGGCTTTCCTGATCCTTATTTCGCTCCATATAATCAAAACATGCAGTTCCAACAAATGAATCAATATCCTTTGCATACCCTTCCGACAGGACAACCTAGTGCAATTCGTGGACCACCAAATTCTGAAGTTCAAGTTCAAGCCTCTGTGGGACCATTGACTAGCAAAGTTGCCAGGGACAAAAGGAAACAAGTAAGACAGAAAAGTAAGAGTGTTGCTCCTACGGCTCCTTCGATTCCAACCAAAGGGACAGCAAAGGAAAAACCTGTTTCTGGACGAGGATCAGATGGAAAACTCACTGCCAAGAAAGATAAAACTATCACTATTTTTTGCACCCCAGATGGGAAG ATGTTAGAGGAAGTTTTCACAAAGCAGTTGAAGAATAGTGACGTTAGTGCCCTAGGTCGCATTGTGCTCCCAAAG AGGGAGGTTGAGGCCAAGCTTCCACCATTGACAGACAAGGAAGGGAAGGATATCATGGTCAAGGATGTTTATTCTGGGAAGATGTGGACCTTGAAATACAA ATATTGGTCTAATAACAGAAGTAGAATGTATGTTCTTGAAAGTGCAg GGGAGTTAGTGAACCATTATGAGCTACAACTGGGAGATTTTATAACCATTTTCACGGACGAAAGGAAAAATCTG TATGTGTGGgctagaaaaaacaaaaatgtggaAGCACCGGTGTGCTTGTCAAACATGGAAAGCTCGAAAACATCCGAGACAGACAACCTTAACGACATGAAATCTACATATGAAGATGCATATATGGAATTTCTCACAAAGCTGAACCGTAAGAAAGAAGCTGATGCTAAAAGGCTTTTGAATTCACTCAATGCTGGTGGAAGTTCTTCAAGTGGAGCAAAATCAGATGTGAATATAGCACACCATGATCAATTGTCGAACACTGCTGGGAAAGGGGCACCAAGCCAAACAACTGCAGAAGCCACAGCACCAGCACCAACAACACCCCTTGATGGCAATAACATGCCGATAAGTGATGAAGATGTCTATGGGGGCCTTGACAACATCTTTGAAATTGAGAATAGTTCAtggttttga